A segment of the Pseudomonadota bacterium genome:
CCAAAAACAATTCACTTTGAGCAGGATCTTTTTCCTGACAATCCGCAAGTTTTCCTGGGAGAGAAGCTGTATCAAGCGCTCCTTTGCGGCGTGTCAATTCACGCGCCTTGCGGGCGGCTTCTCGTGCGAGAGCGGCCTCCATCACCTTTGCAACAACTTTTCGCGCTTCCTGAGGATGCTCCTCAAACCATTGATCGAGTTTATCTGTGACACTTGACTCAACAACGGGACGAACTTCAGAAGACACCAGTTTATCTTTTGTTTGGGAGGAAAATTTAGGATCTGGTACTTTTACAGAAAGAACGCACGTCAAGCCTTCTCGAGCATCTTCACCACTAAAAGTTATTTTATCTTTCTTCGCACCTCCCATGTTAGCTACATAATTTCCAAGGGTACGTGTCAACGCTCCTCTAAATCCTGCTAAGTGCGTTCCACCATCTCGTTGAGGAATATTATTTGTAAAACACAGCATTGTTTCGTGATAGCTATCAGTCCACTCAAGAGCAGCCTCAATAATAATACCATCTTTTTCATCCGAAATAAAAATAGGCGCATCTTGAAGGGGCGTTTTCAAGCGATTTAAATACTGGACGAAGGCAATAACGCCCCCTTCATAATGAAGTTCAACAACTTTTTCTTCGACGCCACGCTTATCGGTAAGCGTTAAAGACACACCCGAATTCAAAAAAGCAAGCTCCCGAAGGCGATGCTCAAGGGTTGCAAAATCAAATTCCGTTTTTGTAAAGGTCTCCTTAGAAGGCAAAAAAGTAATTTCCGTTCCTTTTTTATTGATTTCTTCCCCAATTACTTCGAGAGGAGCTTCTGGAACACCGTGTTTGAATCTCATAAAGTAGATCTTACCGTTTTTATAAACCTTAAGATCTAAAATCTCAGAAAGGGCATTTACAACAGAAACCCCCACTCCGTGCAATCCACCGGACACTTTATAAGAATTTTGATCAAATTTACCACCCGCATGGAGCTGAGTCATAATCACTTCAGCTGCAGAAATACCTTCTTCTTCATGGATTTCAACAGGGATACCACGTCCATTATCCGTAACTGTTACTGATCCATCAGGATTTAATGTCACCGTTACCGTATCACAATGTCCAGCTAAAGCTTCATCGATCGCATTGTCGACAACCTCATACACCATATGGTGTAACCCAGAACCATCATCCGTGTCTCCAATATACATTCCAGGACGCTTACGAACAGCATCAAGACCTTTAAGAACTTTAATAGAATGGGCACCATATTCCTCTGAAGAGTCAAGATTTTCAGGAGTTTCGTTATTCTTTACTGTGTCCAGTTCTTCCATTATAAAGCCTTCTTTTAGAGTCAAAGATAAAAATAATGCCAGGGTAAAATATTTAGAAAAAAGAATTTTTTCCTTTTAAAGATATAGACAAATTTATCAAAAAGCGCAAGTAAAGAGCATCACTTGGGCGAAATAAAAAAAGAGAGAAGATAGACTTCTCTCTTTTAGAATAAAATTTAATCAGAATCCAATAGGGAGATTTTCCTTTTCTTTTCAAAAGAAAAAGTCCTTACCTTTCTTTTTTTTAATTTTTAACCTGCTGGGCTCTCATGAAGTGGAGCAAGCTTAGGTGTACAAGCTTGTTTTCTGTAGTGTTTGTAAAATGTTCCAAACTTTGATGTTGTCACTTTTAAATTGTGTTCAACCGCTTTGACAACATCTTGAGATTTTGGATCATTCTT
Coding sequences within it:
- the gyrB gene encoding DNA topoisomerase (ATP-hydrolyzing) subunit B → MEELDTVKNNETPENLDSSEEYGAHSIKVLKGLDAVRKRPGMYIGDTDDGSGLHHMVYEVVDNAIDEALAGHCDTVTVTLNPDGSVTVTDNGRGIPVEIHEEEGISAAEVIMTQLHAGGKFDQNSYKVSGGLHGVGVSVVNALSEILDLKVYKNGKIYFMRFKHGVPEAPLEVIGEEINKKGTEITFLPSKETFTKTEFDFATLEHRLRELAFLNSGVSLTLTDKRGVEEKVVELHYEGGVIAFVQYLNRLKTPLQDAPIFISDEKDGIIIEAALEWTDSYHETMLCFTNNIPQRDGGTHLAGFRGALTRTLGNYVANMGGAKKDKITFSGEDAREGLTCVLSVKVPDPKFSSQTKDKLVSSEVRPVVESSVTDKLDQWFEEHPQEARKVVAKVMEAALAREAARKARELTRRKGALDTASLPGKLADCQEKDPAQSELFLVEGEGAGGSAKQARNRKNQAILPLRGKILNVERARFDKMLGSLEIGTLITALGTGIGKDDFNVDKSRYHKVIIMTDADVDGSHIRTLLLTFFFRQMPELIEKGYLYIAQPPLYKIKRGASEVYLKNDQMLETYLVDQGSENLCLVTAEGVQIVGQDLRSVIDKALVLRRMIEHLGSKIGSRFISEQAAIQGLFGTQAEDPVLFKEALLNLCKRLSQLEAPVEWALTGDEKGGFFEIIRKERGVGESFYIERSLFISGEAQHLSTYSSELKEMYNQALKLVAKEKVIIIRGPLELLDRVMEFGRKGISIQRYKGLGEMNPEQLWETTLDPNTRSLLKVKVSHAEAADEVFTTLMGDLVEPRRHFIQENALNAVNLDI